A portion of the Pseudorasbora parva isolate DD20220531a chromosome 1, ASM2467924v1, whole genome shotgun sequence genome contains these proteins:
- the fjx1 gene encoding four-jointed box protein 1: MKAGKVKLCASLCMWLGIVTWIGNVKLHIWSVFVQQTTERGSGGLFSFANEQVNVSKRHAPGNAGLRDGKSFHIRSPFILDNVIEHRVFWSAWLEGLATPVFGVEHERKWRNRVRDARVIMLEAGCGRPTNRLATFADGTRACVRYGIDADQVLGETLSYHLAELLGISNLPPLALSKLNLSSEQWASVRGNIEALEWSPNAIVSLTEFIPNVTEVFIPLHLRKQQGGCLQLSAETISNMTVSYLVELMQWSDLILFDYLTANFDRIVSHIFSLQWDARVMERTTNNLLKTINGHLLFIDNEAGLIHGYRVLGLWEPYHTILLSSSCIFRRSTVRRISEMKHSGNSAKLLCELYRAREPLARELGSLSEEHALTLQNRIDVVYKHIKQCTEIM; this comes from the coding sequence ATGAAAGCCGGCAAGGTGAAATTATGCGCGTCACTTTGTATGTGGCTTGGAATAGTTACCTGGATAGGAAATGTTAAGTTGCATATTTGGTCAGTGTTTGTCCAGCAAACAACTGAACGAGGCTCTGGCGGTCTGTTTTCTTTCGCAAACGAGCAGGTAAATGTTTCGAAAAGACACGCGCCAGGGAACGCAGGGTTGCGTGATGGGAAAAGTTTTCACATTCGCTCCCCGTTCATTCTGGATAACGTGATTGAGCACCGGGTCTTCTGGAGCGCGTGGCTGGAAGGACTCGCCACTCCTGTTTTTGGCGTGGAGCACGAGAGGAAGTGGAGAAATCGGGTTCGGGACGCTCGTGTGATTATGCTGGAAGCGGGCTGCGGCAGACCCACAAACCGTCTCGCGACCTTCGCCGACGGCACGAGAGCGTGCGTTCGGTACGGCATCGACGCGGATCAAGTGCTGGGCGAAACGCTCTCGTATCATCTGGCGGAACTGCTTGGGATTTCCAACCTTCCGCCCTTGGCGCTTTCCAAACTGAACTTGTCCAGTGAGCAGTGGGCAAGTGTGCGGGGAAACATCGAGGCGTTAGAATGGTCGCCGAATGCCATTGTGTCTCTCACCGAGTTCATCCCAAATGTCACTGAAGTGTTTATTCCGTTACATTTACGAAAACAACAAGGAGGATGTCTGCAACTCTCTGCTGAGACTATATCGAACATGACTGTATCATATCTGGTTGAATTAATGCAGTGGAGTGATCTGatattatttgattatttaacaGCCAACTTTGATCGAATTGTCAGTCACATTTTCAGTCTCCAATGGGACGCGCGCGTAATGGAGAGGACCACTAATAACCTTCTGAAAACAATCAATGGACATTTGCTTTTTATTGATAATGAGGCGGGACTTATTCACGGATACAGAGTGCTTGGCCTATGGGAACCATATCACACAATACTGCTAAGTTCGTCGTGCATATTTCGTAGAAGTACAGTCCGGCGTATATCTGAGATGAAACACTCCGGGAACAGCGCAAAGCTGCTGTGTGAACTGTACCGCGCGAGGGAGCCGCTGGCGCGCGAGCTGGGCTCTTTGTCTGAAGAGCACGCGCTTACATTGCAGAACAGGATTGATGTCGTTTACAAACATATTAAGCAGTGCACAGAAATCATGTAG